ACTGGTTAATTTGTATACAGCATCCTTatagataataaccgtgaccaTTGTGGTAGtccattatatctacatctacataaatactccacaagccaccgtacagtgcacaGCGGagtgcaccctgtaccactacttgtcatttctgttactgttccactcgcaaatagagcaagggtaaaaaaaactgtctgtacacttccgtatgagccctaatttccgcCTGTCGGAAAAGCTGACTTTTCTAAATGAATATACATTCTGAAACAACAAATATACTAGTCATTGTCACATTGAATTACGATTTGCCTATTGCTACTATGCCTAACGTGCTTAttgcaactgaaaatgtgtgccaagttAAGTTTATAGTTTATGAGATCCTAATGACAGTCCCTGATCTCCACCTGTCGTACAAGCTGGGATGAACATTATgaacacaaaacacattactgGACACACGGCAATAATCATGAACCCATGAGACATGACACATTATTTCACATTGtttggttcatttttaaagatgttttccctTCATTCCCAGAACTACCCTTATGTCAatgactacacttattccaaatgctgttattatttaaaactataaaagtgcgcAAGTTTTGCATTGGTCCctaataataaatattacaaaacaagcttatctatataaatatatgtataactGTAACAATATTCACTTTCAATGTCATTTAGGTACATCAAACACGTTATGACATTTCAACTTCCACTTGCAAATGGCTACAGCCGAAATGTTGAttcagtgaaataaatgaacagtaatttacGTTTTAATGTCAGAAATTGTTTGCAAAAAGGATGTGTATGTAGTGGGAATGCCACAAGTCCACTATTATACGTGCAAACTTGTGTACTTGCTCTTCTTTCTGAGCGAGCTGAGTCCACTTGTAGCAGAGATGACGTATTCAGAGATGACATCACAGGACTCGCTCACAAATTCAAAGCAAGAAGCTCATTTCTGATTACCAAACAAAAGGCTTCATCAAACTTTTTAAATTAAACTTGGATTTGTTACATTTCAGCAGTTGTGGCCTACTGCCGAAAACATGATTGAGAGGTGCAATGGTCTTCCTAGGCCCTTTTTTATGTTTCTTGCAATATCTGTATGCAAGTTTTAGCAGCGTAACCCCCACATGAATGACCGCACATTTTACCACAGTTCTAAGTAAGCTACAATAAATTCTTACACCTAACACTGCAGAGGCTACTCTTCATATTTAGTATGGGATATGTCTGGTGCACCCTGATACTTGTTTACTTCCTTGTGCTCTCATATGAGATCTACAGATGGTGCACTGGTCTAGGATTACCCTACATATTTGGCAGTAGGATTTCATTGAATTTCTTGCTATTGTTGTGTAGGATTTTTACACTCCTTCCTGATCACTTTGTAAAGTCATGAGTTTCATCATCTGCAAGACAGTCCTGGGGTGCACAGTTTGTATCAAATCAAAGTGTGTCTAATGCCATGACAAAATCAGGTAACACATGTATGCAGAAGCCTTTGTGGCTAAATGCTGCATGGCAGCTTCTGCCAGCCTGATGAATGATTGGGAGATGAAGTTGTCTTTGAAGCTGAACACAGAAAGTTCACCCAGATTTGTTCAAACTTACTGTGACGTTACGTGTGTCACATCAGACAATATCTATAGAAAATCTTTTCCACATTCAGTATCCAAATGAAATGAGATAATGATCAAACGATATCGTGCACATTTCGCTTCCTTACACTGTTACATTCCAGATAAATGCTTTAAAAAAAACCTAAAACTTAAATTAGATGTACACGTATTTCTTTTTTAGGAAAGTTATTCATACTACTGatagttttattttaaatgttcactTTTCCCAACATTATTTATCTTCTTGTTCAAATAGGAAATTTTATCTACTCCTTTCAACATCTGATTTCCTAACTTAATCCTTGCAGCACCATCTGACTTAATGCGGCTATACTCAGTtacctttgtttcatttttttccatgTCCATTTCATAACCTgttttcatgacactatccatccTGCTCAACTAATCTTCCAAGTGCTGCACcgtttttgacagaattacaatttaatCTGCAAATCTCAGTTATTTTTCTTATCCTTAAACTTAAATTCGCTTTCTAAATTCCTCCTTGGTTTCTTTTTGGGGAGGTAGTAATCAATCTCATCTTACTTCCATCTCAATTATTGCATCCCTTTTGTGAACTTCAactcataactgcagtctgatttctgtaatgTTTGTAGATAACCTTTGATACCTTTTTACACCGACCACTTCAAAAAATTCTAAAGAGTGCATTCCAGCCAACACCGTAAATGGCTTTCCTTTTAGTACATCTGCAAGTGCTGTGAAATGTAGGTTTGAATTTtatcaacctatcttctaagtttGTCATAGTGTCAGTACCACTCTATACACTCTTACGATCCTCCAGAACCCAAAGTTATCTTCTGTCAGTCTATATATCCTTCTGATGATATACAAACATGATGGTAGTTCAATAGCGCTCCTATCTCTCAACACTGACCTTTGGTATTGGTAACATATTTTTCTTTAAGTCTGGGGGTATTTGACATATCTTGTATACCCTTattatcaggtgtaacagttttttAATGTTTCTCACAAGGATAttaataattctgatggaatgtcatcaacTCCACGTGCCTTTCAACTTCTTTCAATCCTTCATCAGATTCTTCCCATAGTATTGCATCACTCATCTCCCTTTCATCCAGTTTATCTTCTCTATTGACAATAGTTAGCCTGTTTCTTTCCTTTAAATAACCCTTCTGCATCTTTTATCCACCTTGCTGAGTCTCTTCAGTTTCTTAGTACCAGCTTGCCATATGATATCTGATATTTTGTGAAATACTAATGTGCATGTGGAGTCAAAAATTGAGGTAAATGTAGGCTGAAAGTAATGAAATCTTACAGTCACAATAAAGACATTTATTTGAGATCAAAGGATAcagtttcatttgaaaattcagaaattTCATAGTTAGACTCAAAGAATgcaaatatctgaaaaacttttcCTGTGGGCTACACAGAGTTTATGCAGTTCATCATTTGATTCTTTGTTATCAGTGGGATTTGAGTGCATTGTGTCTGGAAGATGTATCAAAAGTATCATGACAGTTTCTCTTATGGATTTTAAGTTTCAGGTCAATATCTGCTACTGAATAACAAAGTCAAAAGTTTTGCTTTTTCTACTTTGCTCACACATTTACAGATGGCTTCACAAAACCAAATGAAAACCTGCAGTTATAGTATATGCATAAATTATATAGTACCTGTATAAAGCACAAATATTTCTATTGTTTCACAATTTTAAACAATCAATCAAACATCACAGACTTTATAGAACACAAACCATTAACCATACATGCAACTAGACAATCTTATTTTAAGAACACAACATTCTACTAAGCGTCAGCTAATACTGTTACACAGGAACAACACTGGCATTGTTAacaaccaaactgacatttaaCATCTGATTTATTAATACTGAAATAAATGAGGAACAAATTTTGTTAGTGAAAAGCTCTCTCCAATGAAATTACTTTTTCTTCCACACAAGCATGTGATTATTAGCTGGCATATCGTGTGCTGCTATTAGTGCCAAACCATATCTAAATCCCAATACATTCAGATCTTCTACGTCTCTTAGGCCCCATGCAGGATTCTCTTGTCTTAATCTTTGGTTAAAGCTAACATTAGACTCTGGAGTTATAACtccattaaatgcaaaaggcccataCAGAAATAATAGACCGCCAGGTTTCAGAACTTTTTGTACATTCTTGAATAGGTGTTCAGTGCATTCACTTTCAGTTGTGTGGATCATATTGATGTTGATAACAAAAGACACAGAATTTTCTGTGAATGCTCCAAAGGCCCAGAATCTATATGGAGTACGTATATCTATTACAATTGGGTCACGCACATTGCGGACACCACtttcagaaatgtatgctccaaTACTTCTTATATAGCTTTCTTCAAATTCAGATGGCTGAAACTGCACATCTGGAAAATATTGGGCAAAATACACAATGTGTTGGCCTGTTCCCGAGGCTATTTCTAGTACTGTCAGAGCTTCTTCCTTTGCCTTGTTGTTAAAAATGTACTGCATTAACACCTCGAGAATTGGTTCTTTGTTGCGTTCAGCTGCAGGGCTGTGCAATTTATCTCCAACactgtaaaacagaaataataatatagcAATTTAGTAAGTTTACACGTGACAAAAcaccagtacacacacacacacacacacacacacacacacacacacacacacacacacacacacacagagagagagagagagagagagagagagagagagagaggtatcaatGGCAGTTCAGCTGACACACAGGATACCTAGCTAAGATGTGTTGCAAAATCATTGTCAGTATGTAATGGATTTAAAAAATGACTTTACTGTGGACTTTTATAATGTTCTTTCTTCAAACTGTGAAACTGCTCGAGGATGAGGCACACGGATGCAAACAGCAGCCTCAAATTGAAACCAATGGGATCTAAGTGCACCATCCACATTTTGAATGTTCCACTGCCCACACAAGAGACAACAGTAAGTCATGGACATCATACTGTACAGCAAGCATTAAAAAAATGCCATGAGTTCCAGACACAGTTACAGGCCTGTCTATATCTTGTGTGATTCCTGACCTTACAATCATGACATTTAGTCTGTCCAAAGCATAGAGAATGAGCGAATTATGGATGGTGCCATAATTTTGATGCGTGCTTGGGAAACGAGTGGGATCACATCATACTCTGAAATACCATTCAGCTCCTTACtgtcatgtgtatgtgtgtgtgtaaggtgtTGTCTAGAGGAGGCCTACAACTTTGTCAGTATTGTGGAGAGATTTACTAGCAGTAGTCCAACCATCTTAGTTTGTGCATCATGCATATGATTTTTTATTGATAATTGGCAGTTTTCTGCAGGTCCTTATGCCACAAAGTTAAGTCTGTGTCATACTAAGACAATAAGCCACATGTTTACTGAGAAAATTCTGCTGTCCACCCTTTCTGGATGGATAATGCAGTATCGGCAGCTGTCTGGTTGTTGTCAGTTATGCAGGTATGTTTCCTACAGCCACCATTGTGGTGCGAGGGTGGTGTGACGAATGATTATGCCACTCTCAATGACATGCAAGCATCATCTCTCTGGAGCTCCAGTGGCAGGTGCACTTAAGTTCGAACATCCATGCACtgaccccattttgtgtgtttgccagttgaataacatacACAGACTTTTATAGTGGCCAGGGCTCATGATCTATGAATAGTAACTGTATTGAAGATTGACTGTTTTGAACACCTGTGGTATTTGtgtatgtttcaacattcaaagctaCTGTTAACGACTGATGCTGCAactacaacaacaaagttacatattacttttgccatttgaTATCAGATGTAGAATTAATTAGTATCTGAATTCTCTTTTCATGAATGCCATCTGTTCCTCACTCCTGTTTCCACTGCAGAACAACACAGTGTGAAAAGTAAGTTATAACAAATAAACTATGTGGAAGAACAACATCTCTGGAAGGCAAAATATATGAAGGAACAAAATATACACTACCACTCATTAATTTCAATAAACCTACCAACCGACATCTAAATCCCCGTAAGTACCATATAATACTATGACTATGGCTGAATaagcaaaggaatagtacaacaTTGGTGATCATGTAATATTATTCAGGAGTGTGTCATGTGCATATAAAATAGTTGTCTGAACTGATATGGTTGTTTACCTGTGTGACAAACAAAGGTATATTCCATACTGCCCTGTTTTTCCCTGTAGTGTTGTGATGTCTGCAGTGTACTTCAAGCAGTGATACAATATGTACTAAATGATTACTGCACTTCAGTTCCTTAGTGACAGCTGACAGTGTGCACGTCCTTATTATCATTCCAGGAGCAGAGAGAGTCATCAACAAATGACACTCAGAAAAGCAGGTTTATCTGTGCTCCAATCTATGAAACAATGGGGCATGGCTATAGGGGGAGTGCAATACACCCTTCACTACCAGAAGAAAACATGTAGCAATAACGACCTACCACAACCAAGACGACCTCATGAAACaactaaaagtgatgataaatTCATCAGAATTACTAGTACGAGAAACAGGTTCAAAACAGCAGCACACACTTATGCAGAATTGGCAGAAATGAACAAGAAAAACATATCTATTGCAACAGTGAAAAGGAGACTGACTGATGCGAGCTTGGCTTGAAATGGCATATAGCAGCAAGAAAAACCCCTTCTGAAACATGTAAGTAAAAAGAAGAGACTCGAATAGGCtaggaaacatagtaagtggacACATGAAGAGTGGAAGAAAGTGTTATTCATAGATGAAACTAAATTCAAGATTTTTGGTACCACAAGGACATTTGTTCATCAATCTGAAGCAGAAAGGGTGGCCCAGCAACACTTAAACACAGTAGGGGTTCTATTATGGTTTGGAGGTGTTTTACAGGAGATGGAGTTGGCAACACTGTGAAAACAGAAGGGCGTATGGACCAGGAACACTACCATCTTAGTGGTAGAAAGCAGAAGGCACTGAAAGATGTGGTGTGGCCATTCCAAAGCCCTGATTGTAATTCCATTGAAATGGTTTGGTATGAAGTGGACAGAAGTGTCCGGGAAGTTCGCATAACAAGCAAGGAATATCTCTGTAATACCATTATGGATGGATAGAATGATATAAACTTATTGACTGCACGCCTTGCAAAATTATGGCCTTTTGAGTGCTACAGGAAAACAAATTGTTACTGTGCTTCTGGGTAAATGATTTGCTACCAGAGACTATCATCTTACTCACATGAAACAACACTGCATCTAATCTTATTACAACTCACAAATGACCACAAAGAGTTAAAGGTAAGAAAACAGCGGTGTTAATAATCATGGACTGAAAGATTTGCCGCAAAAAATGGCCCAGCTAAAATGTGTTGGCATTGGAAGTCAGTGAACGTACAGATGGAACTTTTAACATTTCTATGGTTGTTGGAGTATAATCCTTGTTACAGTAAGACTGCCAGTGGTGGTGGTGTGCTTAAAATATGAGGAAACTAATGTCCTACTTCCTTTTAGTTTTAGTAATGATGAATCAGAAGTAAATGAATGAGAATATCATAAGTAGCAACAGTGGAGCCAGATTTACTTTTACAAGGTAGATTATTCAACAAGGCCAGTAAAAGTGTTGCAAATGAAGGCTGTGACATGACATGGTGACTACACAGTGAAGGGTTCACGACCTAAAAATGCAGGGTAGGAATTTGAagcatgagagagagagtaaaaaatctaatttttttgagatcaaaatatcaaaaaaataataattcaatacaagttttttaaaagaaaaactagGTGAGGATAAAAATACAGGACAGAGTGATTATGCAGATACTTCCGATCAGTTAGCACATCCAGGTATTGAGCAGTCAATGCAAGGAAGGGAAGAGGATGAGGAACTGGAGAATCTGAGTCACATAAAGGAAGTTAAGAAGGAAGAGGAACGGGAatatgaaaaaagagaaaaaatcaaAACTGCAAAAGAGATCGCCAGGACTGTGGAGAAGTGAAGACTCAGACACATTAGCTCTGGAAGTGTTTGAAGGCCAATGATCAAAAGTAACATATTAGCGTCATTAACATACATAATAGCAGAAGCAAGCAGAAAAGGGATGATACCTGTCATCGTGAATATAGATATTACGCATTTTCAAATACAGGTTGTATTGTACAGTATGCAACTTTATAATTAAGCTATGTTAAATTTAGTTCCACTCCCTACACAAAGTTGTTCTACACACACTCTTtaaaataataagaatggaagctgCATGTTTATGGTTATATTAATAGATAATAACAGCAAAAACTTGTTTATAATTACATAGCCACATCAATTAAATCACTATTTATGAATTCATCAACAGGGTAGAAAGCTTCTCTTTCAGTCTTTTCAGCCAGGATTCTATAATCTTTCTGAACTTATTAGCATTTAACTGCCTCCTACCACACAGttatttcagagagagagagagagagagagagagagagagagagagagagtccaagCACCTATCTCTGAGGCACTCCTCTTATGACGTTAGTAAAGACGAACTTCTTATTTGAATCTGTAAGAAACACTTGCTTCCTACTGGAGATGTATGATTTGCTAATTTCCTACAACTTATCCCATACTGTTTAAGTTTATTTACAAGAATATTATGGAATATTAGGTTGAAGGACTTTGTTAGATCAACTAACTTGGCACATTTACACAGCTTATGTTCAAATCCCTTTAAGGCATACAGAACAATATCTTGCACTGCTTTAACTGTGGAGTGTCCTTCATAAAATTTATAGAGGGCCTGATTTAAGAGGCTATTGTTCCTAAAGAATTCATTTAGCTACTTTTTCATGATCACTTCAATAACTTTAGATAATATTGGAACCATGGCAATGGGTCTATGATTTTCTGATGATTCCCTACCTCTCTTTTTATGCACAGGTATAATTATAGTTAACTTTAAAAGTCAGGAAAGGCACTTTCCTCAAACAACTATGTAATGAAGTTGGAGAGGCCCAGTCTTCAATTTTTCAGTTACTGAGTTTTGCTACTACATCTACTATATCCTGAAGGGAGACAGATTTACATTAAAACTCACTATTAATGTGGTAGTTGGCTTAAGATTCTGCACCCAGCGAGGTAACTAAGACTGACTCATTGTTTTTATTGACCACTGTCTCTGGTTCATTGTCATTACTGGGTAATGGCTCATCATTATGTACAGTGTCTTTCCACGAACTGACAAAAGCTGATGTTAAGTTGATCTGGGCTAACAGGAGTAGGTAGTTTTTTCTGCAGAGATCCCAGATTCTGCTTTTATCATCTTTCATGTGGACTTGACAATTTTTGCTTGAATGATCTCTGTAGTTATCATtgtactgttttttatttttacttcttccctttcagtaaTATAGCTTCAGTTTCACAGACAAGCCTGTATGTACTACTGCTACAATACATGTACTAGTACGACTTCAGCAGTATTTTGGTTTATGCAAATGAGTGTACCAATTAGTTATTTGTCCTCTCGTATATTTCTTTTAACACGTTGTTTTAATATTTGAAGTATGACAGCATTTACAAAAGGTGCCTACAATAATCTGTAAGAAACTTTCCTATGCTTCAAAAGAGAATGATAcctgttgagaatggagctccagtCGGTACCCCACAGACCATTTCTAAGATTTGTTATGTGTAGATCACACAGTAGTCTCATTGCTCTGGATTCAGCTACTTGTCTGTGAATATTTCCAGCTTTAAACAGCTTTAGGAGTAGATAATCATGGTCAGATAGCAATGACTTAAAGATCTTCAAGCGAGTCTCATGTTTACATATAcggggtgattcagttgcccctactgaTGTTTTATGCAATCTGCACTACATCCATGTCAGGAACAGCATCCATACAGGTGACAGCCACATAATGGATGTAAGCTCCCTCCAACTCAACAAATGGAATCACACTGTAAAAATAACAAGTGAGGTATTTTTGGACCAAGATTTACTTTACTTCTGTCATATTTATGCAAGTCTCTCCAGTCTTTTGTTGTGTAATTAGTGGCGCAGTCATACTGGTTTTGGAGGTCTCTCGAATTTCATTCTGTTTCTAGTACTAaatctttcgtaaatggttcagaaacgCTGTCTTATAGGGTGTGTTTCACCATATGAGACAACAAAGTTAGCaggagatatcaaaatgggaagTGTGGACAACAACAATTTTAGGGTATATAACCTAACAAATAGATTGATATATGACTCACTGTTTGTCTTGTTCTGTTTTAGGGCactaaaacaactaaggtcatacatGACCATGACAGAACCGCATAACATgaagacgaaaaaggagttaaaagtgaCTACATGGtaagcccaatcgacggaaggaaagacagctaaaaactagGACTTTATATTTGAGAAAGGGCCCTAAAATACGCCATACAGACACTGGAGGTCCTGAACTAAGGACTAAATGTTCTTCGCCATATTAAAAAGATGTATAAAAAGTAAAAGAGTGTCAGCAGACCACGCACTGTTCACTAAAATGGCcagtaactcagatggcaaacataaaTTAGAAAGTAGGTGGATAAAAAAAGGGCttaagggcattccatcaggaaatggcgaactgtcaaAGGTTGAGGACAGCGagtacaaaggggggggggggggggggggcggcgttcaCCACTTAACATATGGCgttggctaaaaagacagtgcccaatacacaacctagttaaaattatctagggccgagaggaggtcggccaagccactgggagaggttaatttcccagagcttgttcccatggaGGAAAGACCAATGGTGAACCAAAGCAACActacctgctgacagatggcaacacagagatcttcggaaggaatggaagaactagcgggccaaggtatgaggactgcagccttggcagcattgTCAGCAGCCTCGCCGCGCATCAGACCGATGTGAACAGGGACCCACATAaatatcacagtggctccatcaagagtgaaagctttcttggacccatttCATTACATGGTGGACAATGTACAGCACAAAACAgattctgaagggcactgagagagtcgcaGCAAATGACACAATTGCAAAGCCCGTGTTGCCAGATGTACCGCATGGTCtgatagagggcaaagagctccacTGTAAATAATAAGCAGTGGTGTGGAAGCCGATACTGAAAAATCaccggtgccaatgacgaaggcacacctgacaccatggtcagtccgagagtcatcagtgtacacaaaggtactatcgcgaagttctgtGCCAAGGTTGAGACTCTTACAACAATAGAGcgagtctggagtagtgtccttaggcagCAAATGAAGTCAATGTGAACACGGGCTGCTGCATGAAGCCAAGATGATGAAGGGTTCACACCAACTGGGAAAGTGGCATGTAGCATCaggttaagctgctggagcaatagccGAAATCGAACTTCAGGAGGTAACAAAGAAGAAGGACATGCCGCATACTTGTGATCAAAGgagtcaacaaaggaggcggcacaggatgggttgccatgtacgacagacaaacggcatgcgtatcTGCTGAGGAAAAAAATCATGGCGGTATGacattgatagtttggtagcttCTGTAttcagactctcaaccgggctaatGTAAAAGGCACCACTGTTGTGCCACGATGATGGATTGTATATTGAGATGGTGTAGACTTGCAGATGCATGAACGAAACATACAGTTTAGTttcaaacggacaagggaccgttacaaatggaggagggtggtctgaTCCACTCCCCATGAAGTAccgctgaggacacgtaggacagtAAAGGATCATGTACAGTGGGCAGCCAGTTGAAGACACataggaggaccaagaaagtttcctgttGCGCATGAGCCAAGGAATTTTGTAGTTCCAATGAACAGAAGAGCAATAGGCCCACGATGTAGAGACAGTTGAAGAAACCCATTGTACCATGAGAAATTCatgcaaacggttttgtcagtggtgAAGTGAAAACCACTGTCGATGCTACATGAGTAAAAATGATTGAGACAATACTGCAGACGCTGCTCAACGAGACAAGTCAAcagagaactgcaacagatggcaaaattgtcagtGAAAAGGGAGCCGAAGATGCCCGGTAGAAGACAGACCACAATAGGGTTAATGACGACAGAAAAGACGACAACATTCAGGATGGAACCCTGGGGCACACTGTTTCCCTGGACAAAGGTGCCTGACACGGCAGAACTCACATGTACCCTGAATACTCAGACTTTCAAAAGTTCCAGAAGGAAATGGGATGTGCAGCCTCAAAGGTCCAATTTGTAGAGAGTGTGGAGGATACCAGTACTCTAGCATGGATCGTAGGCTTCCTctaaattgaaaaacacagccacagtcacaGCAAAAGACAGACTGTCTTCAGTGTGCGAAATGACGAGGAACCGAGATGCAGcagggagggtctttgaatcattagcctcattccatttacatttagtagatgtagactgagaAGGAGATGTTTGGCTCGTTGCAAGAATATCCCCCACAACTGCCAGCATCTCCGATAGTGCGCTCTTTCTAACTGAGGACCCCCTCAGAGGGACCAACTGGCAATTTTGGGAGGTAACAGCTCAGGCGATCACCCCTCCCTGagtctggcctgtaccaggggataCGTGCAAActctacctgtcgacccggggctgggaattacatgttacccagtcaTCTGTTACATGTCAGATGAGTGGGCTGCCCTTCagaagcacacagggaggaagacgaaaaagaggaacctcaaatgccgaaGTGGAGGAAGGATACCAGAAGGGGAACGAAGAAGGAAAAAAGAGCAAAAAACAGTGGAGGGACTGTTCTGATatcaggctactgaaaatgcagaacacattcccaaaaacatcccagacatattccccaagggaagggaaaaagaatagcaagaggacagacattcagTACAGaaaggaaaagatgctgcaaaggctggggccctgtggtagccaagcacgaactcgCCGAAGAgcggtgagccccctggggggatgACTCGCCAGGTTATGTGCTGAAGTTGTTTCATAAGCAAAAGTTGTACAGCAGCTCTAAGAAGTCTTCATATATTTTATCAGTTATACTGTGGTATTTTGGCATTGTGCTTCACATCCCCAAAACAAACTGGCTAACAGCATTGTCCTGTTATGTGGGGGTTGCATAAAATGGCaacggtagggacagctgaatcaccctgtatatgaaatgaCATTATGTAGGTAAGAATTTTGTCTGGCAGGTTTATCACTGAGGCAGTGAAAGTCTGTGAGCTTTGAGTGTGTAGACCTAGGATTTTTCACTATTACATGTAATTAATATCGCCAATTCAATTCTATATATCTTACATTT
This portion of the Schistocerca serialis cubense isolate TAMUIC-IGC-003099 chromosome 3, iqSchSeri2.2, whole genome shotgun sequence genome encodes:
- the LOC126470256 gene encoding methyltransferase-like 26 encodes the protein MDRMSCVGDKLHSPAAERNKEPILEVLMQYIFNNKAKEEALTVLEIASGTGQHIVYFAQYFPDVQFQPSEFEESYIRSIGAYISESGVRNVRDPIVIDIRTPYRFWAFGAFTENSVSFVININMIHTTESECTEHLFKNVQKVLKPGGLLFLYGPFAFNGVITPESNVSFNQRLRQENPAWGLRDVEDLNVLGFRYGLALIAAHDMPANNHMLVWKKK